In one Brevibacillus choshinensis genomic region, the following are encoded:
- a CDS encoding GDYXXLXY domain-containing protein codes for MQQNAVRLGYFLAISLLLSALLYFFASNWPALDRWGKIGVSASVLLLFYLFAYVGSLVLKKHSFISNWLLVAGGLAFGISVALLGQIYNSHADSYMLFVVWLIPNLLFAIVTRYQPFYVISYVLAHLAVCFFLDPSVIHVTRDSQWWFMVFWLIALGNIVLFWLTSTERLKSSPIYYLSFFVFQFSLFLSSFVDVYGPLPELLYVVIGAALFFTFLRWKPNRALLVVTSTLLALFLLGKFFWFMLEYGSEGFFLIALLVAAGIVWGAVEGIKWLRKQSSQKESKWVRFVQEAFTVLVTLVAASIGAISLSGFLFLLFEDDTVVYFLYFLSLIGFLLPVILAKKMNTTVFYTILTMGYMIGIASSIYLEGYYWVVFLLALGYVWIASGSIPTRLLTQFTFLLVLYVKLSDWGHEEWVLWLLFVFQMAMYLLPRLPSALQNSSLVYALLSLLFLTETTTWGMAYNIAINLVYFAITTYLVYRTLHKKGRTSFGIALGFWFAFLLMKYYDFFWSLLHKSLSLLLLSMVFFVVSYWLDRSGRGQWEATQPPIFAKKQLALLVIILLQFVMVGYQIWSSESILSQGRSVKLELAPIDPRSLLQGDYVRLNYTISTLDNEHIPDADGKIRVVLRSHQNGVYGYSGFYEQDGVWNKTYRPQADDVILNGHAIGSDRVEYGIESYFVPEGTGREVERSAKFAQIRVGKKGDAILQELSAQ; via the coding sequence ATGCAACAAAACGCTGTGCGACTGGGATATTTTTTAGCGATTTCCCTTTTGCTATCCGCTCTTCTTTATTTCTTTGCATCGAATTGGCCAGCGCTCGACCGATGGGGAAAAATCGGAGTGAGTGCGTCCGTACTACTTCTCTTCTATTTATTTGCGTATGTTGGCTCTCTTGTCTTGAAAAAACATTCCTTTATCAGCAACTGGCTTCTTGTCGCGGGGGGGCTGGCCTTTGGCATCAGCGTAGCTTTGTTAGGACAAATCTACAATTCCCACGCCGATAGCTACATGCTGTTTGTCGTATGGCTGATTCCCAATCTTTTATTTGCCATCGTGACGAGGTACCAACCTTTTTATGTGATTAGCTATGTTCTCGCACATTTAGCCGTCTGCTTTTTTCTGGACCCCTCAGTCATTCACGTGACACGAGATAGCCAGTGGTGGTTTATGGTCTTTTGGCTAATCGCGCTTGGTAATATCGTGCTGTTTTGGCTCACCTCAACGGAACGTCTCAAATCTAGTCCGATCTACTACCTGTCTTTTTTTGTCTTTCAGTTCTCGCTGTTCCTCTCCTCTTTTGTCGACGTGTATGGACCGCTACCGGAATTGTTGTATGTGGTCATCGGCGCAGCGTTATTCTTTACCTTTCTCAGGTGGAAGCCAAATCGCGCATTGCTGGTAGTGACCTCGACTCTACTCGCTTTGTTTTTACTCGGAAAATTCTTCTGGTTTATGCTCGAATACGGTTCAGAGGGGTTTTTCCTGATTGCACTCCTGGTCGCTGCGGGTATCGTCTGGGGGGCAGTGGAAGGTATCAAATGGCTGCGTAAACAGTCCTCTCAGAAGGAAAGCAAATGGGTGCGTTTTGTTCAGGAAGCGTTTACGGTTCTCGTAACGCTTGTAGCGGCTTCGATTGGAGCCATATCCTTGTCGGGCTTTTTGTTTCTTTTGTTCGAGGATGATACAGTCGTATACTTCCTTTATTTTTTGTCATTGATCGGCTTTCTATTGCCGGTCATACTCGCTAAGAAAATGAACACGACGGTATTCTACACGATTCTCACGATGGGATACATGATCGGGATTGCTTCGTCCATTTATTTAGAAGGATACTACTGGGTCGTGTTCCTGTTGGCATTGGGATACGTATGGATAGCCTCTGGCAGTATCCCCACCAGACTGTTGACACAGTTTACCTTTCTGCTCGTGTTGTATGTGAAGCTCAGTGACTGGGGACATGAGGAATGGGTTCTCTGGTTGCTATTTGTTTTTCAGATGGCGATGTATCTGCTACCACGATTGCCAAGCGCTCTGCAGAACAGCTCACTGGTGTATGCCCTACTCTCGTTGCTATTTCTGACGGAAACCACTACATGGGGGATGGCATACAACATTGCGATCAATCTCGTCTATTTTGCGATCACGACCTATCTCGTGTATCGAACCCTCCACAAAAAGGGAAGAACGAGCTTTGGGATTGCCCTCGGCTTCTGGTTTGCCTTTTTGCTGATGAAGTATTACGACTTTTTCTGGAGTCTTCTGCACAAATCCCTCAGCCTTTTGCTGCTGAGTATGGTGTTCTTCGTGGTGAGTTATTGGCTGGACCGGTCCGGAAGAGGTCAATGGGAAGCCACGCAGCCTCCGATATTTGCAAAAAAACAACTCGCTCTTCTAGTGATTATTTTGCTGCAATTCGTGATGGTTGGGTACCAGATCTGGAGCAGTGAATCGATTCTGTCTCAAGGACGATCCGTGAAGCTGGAGCTCGCACCGATCGACCCGCGTTCGCTGTTACAAGGTGACTATGTGCGGCTGAACTACACGATCTCCACGCTCGATAACGAACATATTCCGGATGCGGATGGAAAAATTCGAGTGGTGCTGAGGTCGCATCAGAATGGCGTGTACGGATATAGTGGCTTTTACGAACAAGACGGGGTCTGGAACAAAACGTATCGGCCCCAAGCCGACGATGTCATTTTGAACGGCCATGCAATCGGTTCAGATCGAGTCGAGTATGGCATTGAAAGCTATTTTGTCCCAGAGGGAACTGGACGTGAGGTAGAGCGCTCAGCCAAATTCGCACAAATAAGGGTAGGCAAAAAAGGGGATGCCATCTTACAGGAGTTGTCCGCGCAGTAA
- the yabP gene encoding sporulation protein YabP: MNEHTKRPRHEVVMINRRSLAISGVKNVESFDSEEFLLETEGGFLTIRGQNLHMKNLSLETGEVAIEGLVHEMAYLEQGQAGDRSRGFFGKLFK; this comes from the coding sequence ATGAACGAGCACACGAAGCGGCCTCGCCATGAAGTCGTGATGATCAACCGACGCAGTTTGGCGATTTCGGGTGTGAAAAACGTCGAAAGTTTTGACAGTGAAGAGTTTCTTTTGGAGACGGAAGGCGGCTTTTTAACCATACGGGGACAAAATCTGCATATGAAAAATCTGAGTTTGGAAACCGGAGAAGTGGCGATCGAGGGATTGGTTCACGAAATGGCCTATCTGGAGCAAGGGCAGGCCGGGGATCGGTCGAGAGGATTCTTCGGCAAGTTATTCAAGTGA
- a CDS encoding copper amine oxidase N-terminal domain-containing protein codes for MHKSAKTGISVLLATTVLASPFVMVPKAAYALTVEDISADDTSADEETEYTIEFEIDKELKSGDEISVKFPSGYTVDKKLKKSDVSLEDDDGDDVSISSVSVSSNVVTVELKEKVSKGTVLTLTIDNVTNPDDKGSYSIGVKTSKESTYKNEKITIGKSSSSSSSSSSGSKFSVSQSSKSAEASISLTLGKFNLSSKSKLKKGKYIYVDFPTKDMLPKSISKSDVKVNGTKADYVSVLDSDSIRIEVPSGADGDTSIKLEFTSSAGIKNPSSADDDYTFEVEYDDKKYTSEKIEVTGSANASFDVALSDRGAGARSSYSFDIDLSTKLYSNTDIQIDFPSADMVPPVMSGYSITVNGDQVGVVSTSNGRVSFRTPSGFKSTDNLTVKFAYDAYLTNPKTAGTYSLTAKIDNKTYRSKSFEVSGTSAPVAVDNAAATIGLTRATASTPTGLQIAIKGLGAPIVRSQGFFEIVLPAGFRVPAYIPANQVTVNGAAVNYVGVRGQNLIIVPSQDIPAQTAVQVNVLEAGGIVNPATTGVYSIGVYTSEEKGLLFARPATIVALNGVSFKANVASFTKSGKATAMAAAPYIVNGNTLMPASFFRDGLGMSVTWTTTTAKVVSGNTVMQFKVGSNVATVNGQNVTLPVAVQLKNKIPALPLRTITDRTGYKIIFVNGNYTVYK; via the coding sequence TTGCACAAAAGCGCAAAAACAGGTATTTCCGTATTGCTGGCGACTACGGTGTTGGCGAGCCCGTTTGTCATGGTGCCAAAAGCCGCTTATGCTTTAACAGTCGAAGACATTTCGGCCGACGATACGAGCGCAGATGAAGAAACAGAATATACGATTGAATTTGAAATCGACAAAGAGTTGAAATCCGGCGACGAAATTTCCGTCAAGTTTCCATCGGGCTACACGGTCGATAAAAAGCTGAAAAAATCAGATGTTTCGCTCGAGGATGACGATGGCGACGATGTATCGATCTCCAGCGTGTCTGTCAGCAGCAACGTAGTCACAGTGGAGCTGAAAGAAAAGGTAAGCAAGGGTACCGTGCTGACCTTGACCATCGACAACGTTACCAACCCGGATGACAAAGGAAGCTATTCCATCGGGGTAAAAACGTCAAAGGAATCCACTTACAAAAACGAGAAAATCACCATCGGGAAATCATCGAGCAGCAGCAGTAGCAGCAGTAGCGGGAGCAAGTTCAGTGTATCCCAAAGCAGCAAATCTGCCGAAGCAAGCATCTCCTTGACGCTGGGCAAATTCAACTTGTCCTCTAAGTCCAAATTAAAGAAGGGCAAATACATCTATGTAGATTTCCCAACCAAAGATATGCTGCCAAAAAGCATCAGTAAATCTGATGTGAAAGTGAATGGCACCAAGGCTGATTACGTATCCGTTCTCGATAGCGACTCTATCCGTATCGAAGTACCGAGTGGTGCAGACGGAGATACTTCGATCAAGCTGGAGTTTACCTCTTCGGCAGGAATCAAGAACCCTTCAAGTGCTGATGACGATTACACCTTTGAAGTTGAATACGATGACAAGAAGTATACTTCGGAGAAAATCGAAGTCACCGGATCAGCGAATGCGTCATTTGATGTAGCCTTGTCAGATCGGGGAGCAGGAGCGCGTTCGAGCTATTCGTTCGACATCGACCTCTCGACCAAGCTGTATTCCAATACAGACATCCAAATCGACTTCCCGAGCGCGGACATGGTGCCGCCAGTTATGTCTGGTTACAGCATTACGGTGAATGGTGACCAAGTCGGAGTAGTAAGCACGAGCAACGGCAGGGTGTCATTCCGCACACCGAGTGGCTTTAAAAGTACGGACAACCTGACTGTCAAATTTGCCTATGATGCGTATTTGACGAACCCAAAAACAGCTGGTACATACAGTCTGACTGCCAAAATCGACAACAAAACGTACCGTTCGAAGAGCTTTGAGGTCTCAGGTACTTCTGCACCGGTTGCGGTAGACAACGCAGCTGCTACGATTGGATTGACTCGGGCTACAGCTTCGACTCCAACAGGCTTGCAGATCGCGATCAAAGGACTGGGTGCGCCAATCGTGCGTTCGCAAGGTTTCTTTGAAATCGTCCTGCCAGCTGGCTTCCGTGTGCCTGCCTATATCCCGGCGAATCAAGTGACCGTCAATGGTGCTGCCGTCAATTATGTAGGTGTCCGCGGTCAAAACCTGATTATCGTACCATCGCAGGATATTCCGGCGCAGACAGCTGTCCAAGTCAATGTGCTGGAAGCTGGGGGAATTGTAAACCCGGCTACTACAGGTGTGTACAGCATCGGCGTCTACACCTCCGAGGAAAAGGGACTGCTGTTTGCCCGACCAGCGACGATCGTGGCTCTCAATGGGGTTAGTTTTAAGGCAAACGTAGCTTCCTTTACCAAATCCGGTAAAGCAACGGCAATGGCAGCAGCACCGTATATCGTCAATGGCAATACCTTGATGCCGGCTTCGTTCTTCCGTGATGGATTGGGTATGTCTGTTACCTGGACAACAACGACAGCCAAGGTCGTGAGCGGCAATACCGTCATGCAGTTCAAGGTAGGCTCAAACGTGGCCACTGTCAATGGTCAAAACGTGACACTGCCTGTAGCTGTTCAATTGAAAAACAAAATTCCGGCCCTGCCTCTGCGCACGATCACAGACCGGACCGGCTACAAGATTATCTTTGTGAATGGCAACTACACGGTGTACAAATAA
- a CDS encoding MDR family MFS transporter — MSFMQLHPNIRIRIVTSFLTRVVGTMIFPFMAIYFSDKLGQAVAGFLLFANVCAQILMGFYGGYLADRWGRKKVMVYGEVAQCIAFILMALANSPILDSAWLTFAMMLVQNASNGMIGPAADAMLIDVSTKENRTFMYSINYWAVNLSIAIGSVLGGIWFATHRFELIVGLTVVSLFTLVLTVFFMQESYHPQIRNTHSKPNMLKDVFTSYRQVMKDQRFLLFSLGGLLIFSLEFQTANYVAVRLTKEFHTQTVHMGNLFSFELTGLKVFSFIQLENTLLVVCLSLLVSKLIRHGREANAMYMGVLLFIMGYSIISYSNSLFVITIAMFFATFGELLHIPTRQTYLAQIVRDDARSSYMAVNGLVFQGAKLTGTIGISLGAILPSMAMSILFLVMGLTGLLLVRRVLLQLDQRTSLSLSHAKGATD; from the coding sequence ATGAGCTTTATGCAATTGCACCCGAACATTCGCATACGCATCGTGACTTCCTTTCTGACCAGGGTCGTTGGCACCATGATCTTTCCTTTCATGGCCATCTATTTCTCTGACAAACTGGGGCAGGCGGTCGCCGGCTTTCTGCTATTTGCCAATGTGTGCGCACAGATTTTGATGGGCTTTTACGGGGGATACCTCGCAGACCGCTGGGGGAGAAAAAAGGTAATGGTGTACGGCGAGGTCGCTCAGTGCATAGCATTTATCCTGATGGCGCTAGCCAACTCCCCTATTCTCGATTCTGCTTGGCTCACGTTTGCGATGATGCTCGTACAAAATGCGAGTAACGGTATGATTGGTCCAGCTGCCGATGCGATGCTGATCGATGTGAGTACGAAAGAGAACCGAACGTTCATGTACAGTATCAATTACTGGGCGGTTAATTTATCGATTGCCATCGGTTCCGTCCTCGGCGGCATTTGGTTTGCTACCCACCGCTTCGAATTGATTGTAGGTCTGACTGTAGTCAGCTTGTTCACGCTCGTCTTGACCGTCTTTTTCATGCAAGAGTCCTATCATCCACAGATAAGGAACACCCATTCCAAACCCAACATGTTGAAAGATGTATTCACCAGCTACAGGCAAGTGATGAAGGATCAGCGATTTTTGCTCTTCTCCTTGGGCGGATTGCTCATCTTTTCACTCGAATTTCAGACCGCCAATTACGTCGCTGTCCGTCTGACAAAAGAATTCCATACACAAACGGTGCATATGGGGAACCTGTTTTCCTTTGAATTGACAGGTCTCAAAGTATTCAGCTTTATTCAACTGGAAAATACGCTATTGGTCGTGTGCCTCTCCCTCCTGGTGAGCAAGCTGATCCGTCATGGTCGAGAGGCGAATGCCATGTACATGGGCGTACTCCTATTTATCATGGGTTACTCGATCATCAGCTACAGCAACTCGCTATTCGTTATTACCATCGCGATGTTCTTTGCTACGTTTGGTGAACTGCTCCACATCCCTACTCGACAGACCTACCTAGCACAAATCGTACGAGACGATGCCCGCAGCTCGTATATGGCGGTAAACGGCCTCGTATTCCAAGGGGCAAAGCTAACAGGAACCATCGGTATCAGTCTGGGTGCCATCCTGCCCTCCATGGCGATGTCGATTTTGTTCCTTGTTATGGGTCTCACAGGCCTTCTGTTGGTACGTCGCGTGCTGCTCCAGTTGGATCAACGAACCTCCCTTTCCCTTTCTCACGCAAAAGGAGCTACCGATTAA
- a CDS encoding ABC transporter substrate-binding protein, with amino-acid sequence MKSQEHFMQMLFGLSEWEMNREQSISVDALSEILCCTPRNVKLILRKWENEGLLRWKAGVGRGNHSTLTILCDTSHFFSAYFKKLLSDGKIGEAIELIQNKKLPPRIKRLLQQIWDSQIGFVSERSESASLDVLRIPRPRGFSILDPAFVAVAAESHFLHQMCHRLVYFDQEQETFLPELAHAWECNAEMTAWTFYLRKGVRFHHGRILAGKDVEYTVQRLRELDSPYRWQMDDVEWIEHQNERIITFHLRQPNHFFLHLVGSIAMSILPHDVSFSQRAIVGTGPFRMAEYTDERLILEAFDEYYRERAVLDRVEIWIVPEPGDGCSEQLYQLPHQEPKHESVSGSENLIFEEIGCHYLAFNFRRQGVQHDFAFRKAMRLLVDRKQLSEVLSKYSYGPAGSFLPKKSATMTFPSSSLEEAAAWLHRSSYRGETLSLFISEGQLFEEEAAWICGRCEQIGIQIKVVRMTKANFLSEHVDREADMAVMGEVLQNDIELGLFEVYKNKCTMVHRFMDDDRRAMIDCHLSKVLRMTDREERLRALVQIEDTLNEDVGLLFHFHMKRVDRFHPALQGFVTDSYGWVDFSKLWVKSFVTTL; translated from the coding sequence ATGAAGAGCCAGGAGCACTTTATGCAAATGCTATTTGGTCTATCCGAATGGGAAATGAACCGAGAACAGTCCATTAGCGTCGATGCATTATCGGAGATTCTTTGCTGTACGCCGCGCAATGTCAAATTGATCCTTCGCAAATGGGAAAACGAAGGACTCTTGCGCTGGAAGGCGGGGGTCGGACGAGGGAACCATTCGACGTTAACGATTTTGTGCGATACCTCACACTTTTTTAGCGCCTATTTCAAAAAGCTCTTGTCAGACGGCAAGATTGGAGAGGCTATTGAGCTTATTCAAAATAAAAAGCTTCCGCCTAGAATCAAGCGATTGCTTCAGCAAATATGGGATAGTCAAATCGGGTTTGTTTCCGAACGGAGTGAATCGGCCAGTCTCGATGTATTGCGTATTCCTCGACCACGTGGTTTTTCTATCCTCGATCCAGCCTTTGTGGCAGTAGCAGCCGAGAGCCATTTTCTTCATCAGATGTGTCATAGGCTGGTTTATTTCGATCAGGAGCAAGAGACTTTTCTGCCTGAGCTTGCTCATGCCTGGGAGTGCAATGCAGAGATGACAGCTTGGACCTTTTATTTGCGCAAAGGGGTCCGATTTCATCACGGTCGCATTCTGGCGGGAAAAGATGTCGAATACACGGTCCAGCGCCTCAGAGAATTGGACTCTCCGTATCGATGGCAAATGGATGATGTAGAATGGATTGAACATCAAAATGAGCGGATCATTACGTTTCATTTACGCCAGCCCAACCATTTTTTTCTCCACCTTGTGGGGTCAATTGCCATGTCCATTCTGCCGCATGACGTTTCCTTTTCGCAGAGGGCCATCGTCGGTACGGGTCCTTTTCGGATGGCTGAGTACACGGATGAGAGGCTGATTCTGGAGGCGTTTGACGAGTACTACAGGGAGCGTGCTGTACTCGATCGGGTGGAGATTTGGATTGTTCCTGAACCGGGGGATGGGTGCTCCGAACAGCTGTATCAGCTGCCACATCAGGAGCCGAAGCATGAATCGGTGAGTGGAAGTGAAAATCTAATTTTTGAAGAGATCGGTTGCCACTATCTCGCCTTCAATTTTCGCAGGCAAGGTGTACAGCATGATTTTGCCTTTCGGAAGGCGATGCGTTTGTTGGTCGACCGCAAGCAACTTAGTGAAGTGTTAAGCAAGTATAGCTACGGACCTGCTGGCAGCTTTTTGCCCAAAAAGAGTGCGACTATGACATTCCCTTCGAGTTCTCTGGAGGAAGCGGCAGCCTGGCTTCATCGCAGTTCATATAGAGGGGAGACGCTTTCCCTCTTTATCAGTGAAGGGCAGCTGTTTGAGGAGGAGGCGGCCTGGATATGTGGCAGATGCGAGCAGATCGGGATCCAGATCAAAGTCGTACGGATGACCAAAGCGAACTTCCTGTCCGAGCATGTGGATCGTGAGGCGGATATGGCCGTGATGGGGGAGGTATTGCAGAACGATATAGAGCTGGGGCTATTCGAGGTATACAAGAATAAATGCACGATGGTTCACCGCTTCATGGATGATGACAGACGAGCAATGATTGATTGTCACCTGTCCAAAGTGCTGCGGATGACGGATCGGGAAGAGCGTCTACGAGCCCTTGTCCAGATCGAAGACACCCTCAATGAGGATGTAGGTCTTTTGTTTCATTTTCATATGAAGCGAGTCGATCGCTTCCACCCCGCGCTGCAAGGCTTCGTCACGGATTCTTACGGCTGGGTCGATTTCTCCAAGCTGTGGGTGAAATCATTCGTTACCACTCTGTAA